The proteins below are encoded in one region of Aeromonas jandaei:
- the yajC gene encoding preprotein translocase subunit YajC, with product MSIISKAYAEGAAPAAQGGGMEMIIMLAVFGLIFYFMIYRPQAKRAKDHRNLMTSLSKGDEVLTSGGLVGKIAKVAADSDYLVIALNDQTQVTIKKDFVSAVLPKGSIQSL from the coding sequence ATGAGCATTATCTCCAAGGCGTATGCAGAAGGCGCAGCTCCGGCGGCACAGGGTGGTGGCATGGAAATGATCATCATGCTGGCCGTATTCGGTCTCATCTTCTATTTCATGATCTACCGTCCCCAGGCCAAGCGCGCCAAAGATCATCGCAATCTGATGACCTCTCTCTCCAAGGGTGACGAAGTGCTCACCTCCGGTGGTCTGGTTGGCAAGATTGCCAAAGTGGCTGCCGACAGCGATTACCTGGTGATCGCCCTGAACGACCAGACTCAAGTCACCATCAAAAAGGACTTCGTTTCTGCCGTTCTGCCCAAGGGTTCTATCCAGTCCCTTTAA
- the tgt gene encoding tRNA guanosine(34) transglycosylase Tgt produces MKFELKTTDGRARRGQLVFERGTVQTPAFMPVGTYGTVKGMTPEEVRETGAQILLGNTFHLWLRPGQEVMRAHGDLHDFMNWQGPILTDSGGFQVFSLGDIRKITEAGVHFRHPINGEKIFLDPEKSMEIQYDLGSDIVMIFDECTPYPATYEEARKSMEMSLRWAKRSRDKFDALGNKNALFGIIQGSVYEPLRDVSLEGLLEIGFDGYAVGGLAVGEPKEDMHRILEHVCPKIPADKPRYLMGVGKPEDLVEGVRRGIDMFDCVMPTRNARNGHLFTTDGVVKIRNAKYRNDTSTLDADCDCYTCKNYTRSYLHHLDKCNEILGARLNTIHNLRYYQRVMQGLRDAIEQGKLDDFVTEFYRRQGKPVPPLAVNDVK; encoded by the coding sequence ATGAAATTTGAACTGAAAACCACCGACGGCCGTGCCCGTCGCGGTCAGCTGGTATTCGAGCGTGGCACCGTGCAGACTCCGGCCTTTATGCCGGTCGGTACCTACGGCACCGTCAAGGGGATGACCCCGGAAGAGGTGCGTGAGACCGGTGCCCAGATCCTGCTTGGCAACACCTTCCACCTCTGGCTGCGTCCGGGTCAGGAAGTGATGCGTGCCCATGGCGATCTGCATGACTTCATGAACTGGCAGGGCCCGATCCTGACCGACTCCGGTGGTTTCCAGGTATTCAGCCTGGGCGACATCCGCAAGATCACCGAAGCGGGCGTCCACTTCCGCCACCCTATCAATGGCGAGAAGATTTTCCTCGACCCCGAGAAGTCCATGGAGATCCAGTACGATCTGGGCTCCGACATCGTGATGATCTTCGACGAGTGCACCCCGTATCCGGCCACTTACGAAGAAGCGCGCAAGTCGATGGAGATGTCCCTGCGCTGGGCCAAGCGCTCCCGCGACAAGTTCGATGCCCTTGGCAACAAGAATGCCCTGTTCGGCATCATCCAGGGTTCCGTCTACGAGCCGCTGCGCGACGTATCGCTGGAAGGTCTGCTGGAGATCGGTTTCGACGGCTACGCGGTCGGTGGTCTGGCGGTGGGTGAGCCAAAAGAGGACATGCACCGCATCCTTGAGCACGTCTGCCCGAAAATCCCGGCCGACAAGCCGCGCTACCTGATGGGTGTCGGCAAGCCGGAAGATCTGGTGGAAGGGGTGCGCCGCGGTATCGACATGTTCGACTGCGTGATGCCGACCCGCAACGCCCGCAACGGTCATCTCTTTACCACCGATGGCGTGGTCAAAATCCGCAATGCGAAGTATCGCAACGACACCAGCACCCTGGATGCCGACTGTGATTGCTACACCTGCAAGAACTACACCCGCAGCTATCTGCACCATCTGGACAAGTGCAACGAGATCCTCGGTGCCCGTCTGAATACTATCCATAACCTGCGTTACTACCAGCGTGTTATGCAGGGTTTGCGGGACGCGATCGAGCAGGGTAAATTAGACGACTTTGTAACAGAGTTTTACCGTCGGCAAGGGAAGCCCGTGCCTCCGTTAGCTGTAAATGACGTTAAATAA
- the queA gene encoding tRNA preQ1(34) S-adenosylmethionine ribosyltransferase-isomerase QueA codes for MQVSDFHFDLPDELIARYPMAERTASRLLQLDGQTGALRHGQFVDVLDQLNPGDLLVFNNTRVIPARMFGQKASGGKLEVLVERILDEHSVLAHVRASKAPKPGTRMIMDGGVEAEMRARHDALFEIHFLDARPVLEILEAIGHMPLPPYIDRPDEDADKERYQTVYNQKPGAVAAPTAGLHFDEPLLEKIRAKGVETAFVTLHVGAGTFQPVRVEKIEDHHMHSEYAEVPQEVVDAIAATRARGGRVIAVGTTSVRSLESAAKVTLAQGKPLAPFFGDTDIFIFPGYQFQIVDAMVTNFHLPESTLIMLVSAFAGYDNVMTAYQAAVAGQYRFFSYGDAMFVTRRRGEA; via the coding sequence ATGCAAGTATCCGATTTTCATTTTGATCTGCCAGACGAGCTGATTGCCCGCTATCCGATGGCGGAGCGTACCGCCAGCCGTTTGTTGCAGCTCGACGGTCAAACCGGCGCCCTGCGCCACGGTCAATTTGTCGATGTGCTGGACCAGCTCAACCCGGGCGACCTGCTGGTATTCAACAACACCCGCGTCATTCCGGCCCGCATGTTTGGCCAGAAGGCCAGCGGCGGCAAGCTGGAGGTGCTGGTCGAGCGCATTCTGGACGAGCACAGCGTGCTGGCTCATGTGCGGGCCTCCAAGGCGCCCAAGCCGGGCACCCGGATGATCATGGATGGTGGTGTGGAAGCCGAGATGCGCGCCCGCCACGATGCCCTGTTCGAGATCCATTTCCTCGACGCCCGTCCGGTGCTGGAGATCCTGGAGGCCATCGGCCACATGCCGCTGCCCCCCTATATCGACCGTCCCGACGAGGATGCCGACAAGGAGCGCTACCAGACGGTCTACAACCAGAAGCCGGGCGCCGTCGCTGCGCCGACCGCCGGTCTGCACTTTGACGAGCCGTTGCTTGAGAAAATTCGGGCCAAGGGGGTTGAAACTGCCTTTGTCACCCTGCATGTAGGGGCGGGGACCTTCCAGCCGGTGCGGGTGGAGAAGATTGAAGATCACCATATGCACTCCGAGTATGCCGAAGTGCCGCAAGAGGTGGTCGATGCCATTGCCGCTACCCGTGCGCGCGGTGGTCGGGTGATTGCCGTTGGCACCACCTCGGTCCGTTCGCTGGAGAGCGCCGCCAAGGTGACTCTGGCGCAGGGCAAGCCGCTGGCCCCCTTTTTTGGTGACACCGACATCTTCATTTTCCCGGGCTACCAGTTCCAGATTGTCGATGCCATGGTGACCAACTTCCACCTGCCGGAGTCGACCCTGATCATGCTGGTCAGCGCCTTCGCCGGGTATGATAACGTGATGACCGCCTACCAGGCCGCCGTGGCCGGGCAGTACCGTTTCTTCAGCTACGGGGACGCCATGTTCGTCACCCGTCGCCGGGGCGAGGCATAA
- a CDS encoding CBS domain-containing protein yields the protein MMTISEIMTEHPFTLGPENSVKQAMDLMQQERIRHIPIVDEHHHLQGLVTLTDILATRESKLLLISPEREAEFTDSVHLDEIMTRQVASVDPHAGIKEAALYLQRHRYGCLPVLKGRKLIGIVTESDFISVAINLLELMEEQEPPTDF from the coding sequence ATGATGACCATATCCGAAATCATGACGGAACATCCCTTTACCCTGGGGCCGGAAAACAGCGTCAAACAGGCGATGGATCTGATGCAGCAGGAGCGGATCCGCCACATTCCCATCGTTGACGAACACCACCATCTGCAGGGGCTGGTCACCCTCACCGATATCCTGGCCACCCGCGAATCCAAGCTGCTGCTGATAAGCCCGGAGCGGGAGGCGGAATTTACCGACAGCGTCCACCTTGACGAGATCATGACCCGCCAGGTTGCGAGCGTGGATCCCCATGCCGGCATCAAGGAGGCAGCGCTCTATCTGCAGCGCCACCGGTATGGCTGTCTGCCGGTACTCAAGGGACGCAAGCTCATCGGCATCGTCACTGAGTCAGACTTCATCTCGGTAGCCATCAATCTGCTGGAATTGATGGAGGAGCAGGAGCCCCCAACCGATTTCTGA
- the ahpC gene encoding alkyl hydroperoxide reductase subunit C — protein MSTYINTEIKPFNATAYHNGKFVQVSDADLKGKWSVVFFYPADFTFVCPTELGDLADNYAEFQKLGVEIYAVSTDTHFTHKAWHDTSDTIQKIQYPMIGDPTGTITRNFGVMIEEAGLADRGTFVIDPQGIIQIVEINAGGIGRDALELLRKVKAAQYVAAHPGEVCPAKWKEGDATLAPSLDLVGKI, from the coding sequence ATGTCTACCTACATCAACACTGAAATCAAGCCGTTCAACGCTACCGCCTACCACAATGGCAAATTCGTTCAGGTGTCTGACGCTGACCTGAAAGGCAAGTGGTCCGTGGTGTTCTTCTACCCGGCTGACTTCACCTTCGTCTGCCCGACCGAGCTGGGCGACCTGGCCGACAACTACGCCGAATTCCAGAAGCTGGGCGTCGAGATCTACGCTGTCTCCACCGACACCCACTTCACCCACAAGGCCTGGCACGACACTTCTGACACCATCCAGAAGATCCAGTACCCGATGATTGGCGACCCCACCGGCACCATCACCCGCAACTTCGGCGTGATGATCGAAGAAGCCGGTCTGGCTGACCGCGGTACCTTCGTCATCGACCCGCAGGGCATCATCCAGATCGTCGAGATCAACGCTGGCGGCATCGGCCGTGACGCACTGGAGCTGCTGCGCAAGGTCAAGGCTGCCCAGTATGTTGCCGCTCACCCGGGTGAAGTGTGCCCGGCCAAGTGGAAAGAAGGCGACGCCACCTTGGCCCCGTCCCTGGATCTGGTAGGCAAAATCTAA
- the ahpF gene encoding alkyl hydroperoxide reductase subunit F → MLDTNLKQQLNGYLQYIVNPIEISVSGNDSDKSAELLALASEIAGMSPKISLTDGTNARKPSMSVAPQGQAPRVHFAGIPMGHEFTSLVLALLQSGGHPSKADAAVQEQIRNLKGEFHFETYISLSCHNCPDVVQALNLMATLNPGITHTMIDGALFQDEVNERQIMAVPNVYLNGQPFSQGRISLEEIVAKLDTGAAERKAEELSEKAPYDVLVVGGGPAGAAAAIYAARKGIRTAIVAERFGGQVMDTVGIENFISVPYTEGPKLAASLEQHVKQYGVEVITEQRAAAIRKDGYVNVDLASGATLKSRAVILATGARWRDLNVPGELEYRTKGVAYCPHCDGPFFKGKRVAVIGGGNSGIEAAIDLAGIVEHVTVVEFADTLRADEVLQKKARSMANIDIIMSARTTEVIGDGSKVVGMDYEDRTTGEIKHLAVAGIFVQIGLVPNTEFLKGSDVALTRFGEIEIDTRGATSLPGVYAAGDATTVPFKQIIISMGAGATAALGAFDYLIRNPAPQASKADAVTA, encoded by the coding sequence ATGTTAGATACCAACCTCAAACAACAACTCAACGGTTACTTGCAGTACATCGTCAATCCCATCGAGATCAGCGTGTCCGGCAATGACAGCGACAAATCCGCTGAACTGCTGGCGCTGGCCAGCGAGATCGCCGGGATGTCCCCCAAGATTTCTCTGACCGATGGCACCAATGCCCGCAAGCCTTCCATGAGCGTCGCGCCGCAGGGCCAGGCCCCGCGCGTTCATTTTGCCGGCATCCCCATGGGTCATGAATTTACCTCGCTGGTACTCGCCCTGCTGCAAAGCGGCGGTCACCCCTCCAAGGCCGATGCGGCCGTGCAGGAGCAGATCCGCAATCTCAAGGGCGAGTTCCACTTCGAGACTTATATTTCGCTCTCCTGCCACAACTGCCCGGACGTGGTGCAGGCCCTCAACCTGATGGCCACCCTCAACCCTGGCATCACCCACACCATGATCGATGGCGCCCTGTTCCAGGACGAGGTCAACGAGCGTCAGATCATGGCGGTACCGAACGTCTACCTGAACGGTCAGCCGTTCAGCCAGGGCCGCATTTCGCTGGAAGAGATCGTCGCCAAGCTCGACACCGGCGCCGCCGAGCGCAAAGCTGAGGAGCTGAGCGAAAAAGCACCCTACGACGTGCTGGTCGTCGGTGGTGGCCCGGCTGGCGCCGCCGCAGCCATCTATGCCGCTCGCAAGGGTATTCGCACTGCCATCGTCGCCGAGCGTTTCGGTGGCCAGGTGATGGACACTGTCGGCATCGAAAACTTCATCTCCGTGCCCTATACCGAAGGCCCCAAACTGGCCGCAAGCCTGGAGCAGCACGTCAAGCAGTACGGCGTGGAAGTGATCACCGAGCAGCGCGCCGCCGCCATCCGCAAAGATGGGTATGTGAACGTGGATCTCGCCTCCGGTGCTACCTTGAAGAGCCGCGCCGTGATCCTGGCGACCGGTGCCCGCTGGCGCGACCTGAACGTGCCGGGCGAGCTTGAGTACCGCACCAAGGGCGTGGCCTACTGCCCGCACTGTGACGGCCCCTTCTTCAAGGGCAAGCGGGTTGCGGTGATCGGGGGTGGTAACTCCGGTATCGAGGCCGCCATCGATCTGGCTGGCATTGTCGAACACGTTACCGTGGTGGAGTTCGCCGACACTCTGCGCGCCGACGAGGTATTGCAGAAGAAGGCCCGCTCCATGGCCAACATCGACATCATCATGAGTGCTCGCACCACCGAAGTGATCGGTGACGGCAGCAAGGTGGTGGGCATGGATTACGAAGATCGCACTACCGGCGAGATCAAGCATCTGGCCGTTGCAGGCATCTTCGTCCAGATCGGTCTGGTGCCGAACACCGAGTTCCTCAAGGGGAGCGACGTGGCCCTGACCCGCTTCGGCGAGATCGAAATCGACACCAGGGGCGCTACCTCCCTGCCCGGCGTCTACGCCGCAGGGGACGCTACCACGGTGCCGTTCAAGCAGATCATCATCTCCATGGGCGCCGGAGCGACCGCCGCGCTGGGAGCGTTTGATTACCTCATTCGCAATCCGGCCCCGCAGGCGAGCAAGGCTGACGCAGTCACCGCCTGA